AGATATGTTTAGTGATAAGATTCCATTATGAATTAATGTACATCTACACCTGACACGTCTATCATCCTTCATTAGTTCACCGCACCTCACACCTGCAAACTCCTGCCATCTGATCACCACTCATTAGTTGTGCCTCACTGACTTGAACCCACCGCTGCCGGACACGAGCAGCGCCGTGGTGCCTCGCAGTGCTAGACTAGTGGCTTTGCTAGACCCCCAAAGGCTTCCTCCAGGCGACCATTAACCTGCCCGTAATTGCCTTCCAGATTGACTCTTGCCTCCTGCCGGCCAAGCGGTGAAGGATCGACATAAATGTTTCgttgtttataaaaaaaatattaatgtgtTGAATATAAGTATCCTTTAAGACCAGACTTGTCATGCATAGCTGATATTTGAATTGGCAATAATTTTTCATGATTATTTGACATTTTGTTCTTTGCGGAGGATGGCACCTTCTTCCCTTGCCCTTTCGTCGCCAATCCACTCTCACCATCTCGCTGTACACTGTACAGGTGTCTCGAAGCCCTATTCTCCCCACCCTCACTAGACTCTAAAAGCTTGATCCTAGAGGTCCTCATTTGCCACGCCTTCCCCCACACCTACCCTAAAACTTATCTTTGCCATTAACACTTCCAGTGGTCGGCGCCAGCTGGGCTCAGGCGCCTGTGTACATCCCTGGGAATGCTGAAGGGGTAGAGCCTGTGGCCCCCCACGTGGTAGAGGCCACGCCGGTACTCATGGCCCGAGCAGTGGCCAGCTCTGCTCCTACCACAGAAGCCGCTGCCATCAAGCCCTCCTCGAATGGCGAGCTGCTCACCAAGACAGTGTACGGCTTCCTGGACTTCACCACTACCGTGGCGGGCACAGTGATGGTGTTCACGCCGCAGAGCAGTGATGAGGGTGGGTGCACTAGGCTCTCTTAAGACAGGCTGTCAGAGGTTCAGGAATGGGCGGAATGACTGAACATCTCCGTGTTGAAGATAACttaagtacgtgtgtgtgtgtgtgtgtgtgtgtgtgtgtgtgtgtgtgtgtgtgtgtgtgtgtgtgtgtgtgtgtgtgtgtgtgtgtgtgtgtgtgtgtgccttgctgattctgttcttctcttccagAACCCAAAGCCACCACCTCCGTGGCAACTATGTCACCGAGGAAGAGTCCACCCAGTGAGCCCCGCGCCAGGCCGGCGCCCACCCCGACCCAGGACAAGTTGTCCGTCACAACCGCGCCTCCTGCGGAACCCGAAAAGTTGAGCCCTCATGGCTCCTCCGATCTCGAGTCTTCTTTCTTTGAACCCACCACAACTCTGGCGCTTGAAGAACTGTTCTCCGCGACGCCCCGCGTGCCTGAACCGCAGCCACAGTCCAGGGCTCAGACGACAACACCAAAGCCAAAGCCCACCACTCCGTCGAGTCGTCCCTTCGCCTTCCGCCATCGTAACAAGGAAAGCGATTCCTCTACTGGATCACGACGTCGCCTTGATCTCAACTTTTTGACACGCAAGAAGACCAACACGGGGAGGCGCAGAACGGGCGGGTCCACCTTGGTGCCTATCACGGTGGAGGGCACCGGGACCCTGACGGCGATAGCCACACGAGTCACGCCAGCGCCGCCACCGTCTCGCCTGCCGCTGGCTACGCcatctgaggtggtggtgagcgcCACGCAGGGTTTCGCTTCCCTCAGTGTCATCGGCCCCTTCAGCACGGCAGTCAACAACGAGCTGGGCCAAGTGAGTCAGCACTATGACCTCCTGTCCAGCGAGGCGCCGCTGCAGGCACGCCGCACTTTTGACCTGGTTGACCTGGACGCCAACACGGCCAGCAGCTTCCCCACCGGCATGGTGACCAAGATGGGCGGCACCATCGTGGCTGGCGGCCACACCACCGTGCACGAGACCAGCGTCATTGGCACCTACATCGACGGCAAGTACGCGCAGGTCCTCAGGAGCACCTCGCGCATCTTCCACAACACCCCGGCGCCGCCGCTGGTTGTGCCGCCCAGCCCCACCGTCTCGCCCGAGTACGAGACCGTCAAGTCTGTCATCCAAGGGTCGGCGACGCAGTTCATCACGCCCCAGGCCTCCGCCTCCCTACCCCTCGAGTCTCTCTTCTCGGATCAGTCCAGCGGGAACCGTGACAGCCGCACCACTCAGGATGACGAGTCCCACATCCAGGCCAGGCTGAGGTCAGCACTCTCCAAGAGGCGCGGCTCTCACGACTCAGCCCAGACTCGTCCACGACAACACGATCCATTtgttgatgaggaagaggatcaCGACCTGCAGAGATCAGGCACCAACCTCCGTCCTTCTTTCAAACTGTTTACGGAAACTTCGGTTAGAAAGACACCGGATGTTCGGACGTCAGTGCGGCGCGCCCAAGAGGTGAGCGTCCACTAcgcccagcagcagcaggacccCCAGGTGCGTACGTTCCGCCCGAGATACAAGCCCTCAGCCACGCGGCGCTTATCAGGCGGTAGACCCACCAGGCTGCGACCCTCAGCATCTGGCCCCAAACGACCAACGCGTCCAGCTTCACGCTTTCGCCCAGGCACTGGGCCACGCCCCAAGCCCACAGCACCACGGCGACCTTTGTTCCCTGAGGCTGAGTACGAGCAGCCCAGTGCACCTGCCGACCCTGAGTACCAGCCGTCTCCCGAGGAGGCCGCAGCCGTAGCAGCTGCTGGCGAGGAGACCGTTGGCATCGTGACTACCACCATTGCCAATGAAGAATACGACGCGGTGGTGGAGCTGGCCACTGTGCGCTCCCTTCACACCTTCCGCGTGGGCACCACTAAAAACACCCGCTTCGTCACCTTCACTAAGACTTTCACCCTCGACATCGAGCCGACTGCCGCCCCAGAGCTGGACACGCCCATTGCCCCCGTCGACGACCAACTCTATGAGACGCCTCTCTTTGAAAACATTCTCGACAGCGGCTCCAGGGACGTTTCCACGCTACCGCCCGTTGATCTTGGCGCCAGCGACATCGCGGCGTTGTTGGAGACAGTGACAGAGACCTTCAGCACCACGGAGGTGATGGAGAAGACGTCAGTGCTGCCCGTGCTGCAGTCAGGCGGCACCACcttccacacactcacccaaaCTTACCACATCACCCGCGTGGTCACAGCCTTCAAGACCATGCCGCCTGTCCAGgccttctccttcatccctgAGAACTCCCTCAACGAGTTCAACGGCCAGTTGCTGGCCGAGGGAAGCGAGAACGACGAGGCGTTGCTACCAGGGGAGGTGGAGCTCGATCCCAATGGCCAGGTGGTGGACCCGAGCCTCGCCGAGCTGGCTGGCGGGGAGTTTAACCCGGACGTCCTGGAGCAGCAGCTGCACCCCGAGCTGGCGGCGGCTCTGCAgcgtcagcagcagcaacaaacacTGCCGCAACAGCAATCCAAGCCTGCCGGCGGAGTGCCCCAGCTGATGTCGGGTCAGCTGCCGGCGCCCGGTGATCCGTCAGTGGCCACGCCCGGCCTCACACCAGAACAAGTGCAACAATTAGCATTCCTGCGCCTCCTCAACCCGTACGGCTTCGGTGCATTCCCGCCCGTCAACGGCGCCGTGCCCAGCACCACCGTTACCTCCACgcccgtcaccatcaccaccgacatcactaccacctccacccatGTTTTCCGCGTCATCTTCAACGCGCGTCCCATCATGACCACCATCAGCACCGTGGAGGTGGTgcacaccaccctcaccacctacAGCACCTCCACCGTAACAGTGACACCCAACCTCCCAGCCTTCCCATTCGCCTTCCCCTCGCCCTTCCAGCTTGGCTGAGGCCACCCGCCCCGTCCCACCCCACCCCGCCCCCAGAGTGCTGGCCGCTCACCCTTCACACTAACTCATCCTGCTCTCACACTTAACAGTACTCACTACATTTtgaatcaacacacacacacacacacacacacacacaacggctTAATATCATATCATGTCATACTCGTCTTCGCTCAAACCCTCGATACAATAAACGAACTTAAGTCTCCCcaaagataaagtaaaattGAACAACTCAAGAACAAAGATTTCTAACCACAAATAAAGTTACACCCCAGGACTATGGATGCCGCGGCCCAGTGTTGTCAGAAATTAAATGAACTGTTTACAATCTGACTCAGCTCACGGTCACAAACTGAAACATTGAATGTACGTATATTTTCTCACCGCAACCCTCTCTCAATGGGCTGGCCACACATTATGCCTTCACATAACTTTCTTGGTAATCTCTTATAAATACAATGCGTAAAATTCATGAAAACAGAAGTTAGTGAAAGATATTTCAAGATACGATTCTTCACAACACCGGGCGTGCCATTTACAGAGCCCATGCAGCGGATCGCCCTGGACACTCCAATACTCTCCCCTCAGCAACTACACAGCCTCATCACCCACCTGCAGGCTCATGATGCTCCTCCACGCCCACACCTCatcttccactcctccaccacgCTCCTGGGATACGTAAACAGTTAAAGGAAGCCCACAAGTAGAAGCAAACCGGCGGTAACATCGAAAAGTCACCctcacaccaaaacactgacgGCCATGTTGTGTGCGGGAGTTGCTATATCCTGTTTAAGTAATCGATTataattcctccttttttattaattattgatATTTTGGTGCAACAGTGAGATTCTTTCCTggttttttattaatattgttagcaaAACATCAAACTATCTTCTTCCAGGCTCAAATGTTAAGAGGTATATGAGAAATTCTTTATAGTGGTACCCGGGCAAGGATATTAGATATGAGATACCTCCATCTAGAAATTCTAAAAGGTGTAaatataatggaaaacaaatatatatgtacatagttgtaaatattatataatagataagtgtctTCATTCGTAATTCTTAGCTTTTCTTAAGGCTAGAAGGATTACTTTGTCTTTGATGGACGAAattatacgtctctctctctctctccctctctctctctctctctctgagttggTTTCGTGTCGTCTCagctttttcattattattcccaCTATTTCCTTACagttaaaatatattttttacactCAGTATCTGTGAATGTTACGTGTATGTCAGCGTTTCCTTCTCCTGGAGTGAATGTGAATGCAGATCATGTAGCTTAGTCACTGTATACAAATCAATAAAATCCGTGACTGTACTATGAATAAATCTGAACAAAGGTGACTCGGGTGTCTCAATTACATGTCAGGATTAAGTCTACAGTAAAGCAAGTGAGTGGATCAGTGTCTAGAGATGTTTTTTGAGCGTCTCCTTTCAGCTAACTTGAACATGAGGTTTGGCAGAACAAGATGTATACGGAAGCCTACTCTGTTTATTCTAAGCAGGTAAAGCTCTGAACACCCAACTCGATTGAGTCTTCAGAGACTTCACCACCAGCCGCTAGTGTTATAATGGTCTCTTTCATGTTGCAATTGCCTCTCTTCGTATCATGATAGGTGATTGCTTTAATCTGAGTGATCATATCAGTGGTTTAATATGATCGTATAAGCTTTTGATGAGTTATAGGGAAAAGGTGCGTTGAAGGATGAATAGATGGAggatgttacacacacacacacacacacacacactgtactctCTCTGAATATCCTGACAATCTTATAGTTTTCACTAAATCACATTAGTGATGAAAGCATTTTTCATAATATACGGCTTATGTGTTCTTTCTTTGCGAATtttaaaaaatgcaataatTCAAAGCGACAGTAAAAAccagccaacaacaacaacaacaacacaccaccaccaccaccaccaccaccatcaccactaatcaCTGACAAAAGATAGCAAAGACTGCCCCATGAATCACCTAGTCTCTCCACTATCCCTCCCTTGAGAAAcgacaaacaaaagcaacagaTGAGGCTGAGATAGTTGCCTCGTGTTGCGCCACTGCTCGATGGTTTTCCTGTTTCCCGGGTTGAGCATTGAAGGAAGTTTGCCCCTTTGAGCTACTCCCTCTCAGTGTCTCTGGGAAGATTATATGTTGAGGAAACGTATGAAGCGTCTGTAAAGTGGAGGTGTTTTTTGGACGTGTTTTTCGAATACgtgtttatatttaatttttttttttttcttgttgttaatTGGGCTTTTATTAACTTATTGATTCTTAGGGAAGTAAAGTGCAAGAAATAAGTTTATCAGATGGAAAAGAgccaggaagaagaaaagaagatatagaagaagatatagaagaagaagaagaagaagaagtttatAACCACTTTCTTTTGCACATCAAACCAAATCACACGTGGATATTAAATCGTAAAATGCACTGTCTGTCTTCTAAGCAGTATATTCAAGTAGTTTTGAGTTGTAGTGTCAAATATTTCCCACAAAGAGGCGCCTCGTCTGATCCAGGCTCAATGACTAACGCATCCAAGGTCTTTTAAGTTCCTGACGCCGCCACTAAGGTGAGTGTCGTCATCCACAGTGGGAGGAAGATCAAAATAAGTTCGATATGAAACAAATCTTTTCAttcatatagttttttttttttttttaagtaggagggacactggccaaggacaacaaaaatccaataaaaaagaagaaaagcccactgagatgccagtttcagaaaagtgtccaaagcggtagtcaaaaagtTAGAGGGGGAAACAATGACTAAGAGGTCTATATACAGTCGAAACAATATTATAATAAGGTCAAAATAAGATCGACACTAGATAAATCCTTTCATTCAGTTACgcagaagaacattacctaaaatatcattaaaaataaGGTGAAAATAAAATCGAAATAAGATCGAAGTAAGGTCAAAAGAAGATCCCAATCCGTGTCGATCTTTAATACAATGAAATGGTTACATGGGTCGATCTTTTTCAGTCATATCATTGAAGAGAGAACCAGGactaaaaaaaactatgaaggAATCTGAGGCTTAACAAATGCAATTACTGACTAAAATCATACTTATTACCAAGATGAGTTGATAATACATACCAGtacaaacaattaaataaaagggagatagaTATTGCAAATCTTAAAGCAAGTCAAGTAAGTCTGAGTCTGTTAGGTGTTCGTCCTTACAAATGCtggtgtgtaaaaaaaaaaaaaaataggaaagaattgAAAATATCAAGAGACCTTTGAACTCTGGAATCTATCTGGTTGTGAACCTTCCTGGAAACGCTCAGGTGTTGGCAAGTGAGAGGCGCCGGTGGTCTGAAGGCGATCTGTGGGGAATGCGTACAAGAAAGAAACTGAGCAAAACAAATGAGACAGAATTAAAGAAGGGAATTGTTATATATCTCCTTTGAAAATCAGTAGAAAATGGCTGTAGCACGTGGAGAAAAACAGGGTTGATTAGGAAGATACAAAGGAATACTAAGGAAATACAAGAGTCTCCTTTGAAAACTGGTAGAAAATAGCAATTGTAGCTTGGAAATAAAGAGGGAATTTAGGAACACAAGGGAAATGCATGAGTATCCTttgaaaatcagtaaaaaatagcaatagcgagtaggaaaaaaagggaaaaatagaaagatacaAAGGGATAAAGGAGAAATACAGTTAAGGCACAGGATTACAGAGGTGACCTGTACTAGTTCCCTTTCAAAACAAACACTCGTCAGCAGGAAAATAACAATAGGAAggcgaagaagagaaaaaaaaaatacaaaaaaggtaaaaataacgaaagaaatacaattgaaatacaaaataataccaGTGAGCTGTATAAAGTATCTTCCTTAGAGGCTGATACCAAAACAACAATTActgatggggaaaaaagaataattacaaaaagaaaacagataattTGTTTAGACTTTTTTATTCTAATATGAATTCTAAGATAAACAATACTTTTGACTTCCCGGATCAGAGATAGGATGGATAAGAATCAGGCGGTTTAAGCGAGCAATTATACATgagtgtaaaataataataataataataataataataataataataataataataataataatgataataataataacacagcTTACAGGGTGACTCAGGCAGGTATGGGTGTTACAAGGACGGGGAATTCCAGGTAAACCAGAACAGGAcgaccaaaaaagttaatgacaggagagaatgaagaagggatCTCCTGGCGAGGGTCTCATTGAAGTCATGAAGGTCGCACTGTAGGTCAAGAACTGAAGGTCACATTGAAAGTCCCAAGAAGGTCAAGGTCACATTTAAGGTCATAAAAGGTCACTGAAGGTCAAGATTACACTGGAGGTCACACTGGTCTCGGTTTGATCCTCATGGTGACCTTGTCAAGCACGAGGGGCAGTCTCTTGTCGCCCTCGTGTGCCCACCACGTGAGGAATTTGGCATCCTGGCGGTCCGGCACGACGGGGAACAAGCCGTTGAGGTGAGCATCGTAGCACCTGTGTGGCGGAGGACAGGTGGGGAGTCAGGTGAGATGAAGAAGTTAATGAATCACAGGTgttgatttttcatttatttatttatttatttatttatttatttattttatgtatgagGGGTTCTGGTATAGGGCAGCAAAAATGAAGCACCTGTGATGTGGAGGACAGGTAAAAAGTCACAGGTGAACTAATGAATCCTTGTATCGGAAGAGTGACAATCTATGGTAAGTGCTACTAATACTCGTCTTTATGAACGCAGCAGTGAAAGAATAACATGGTAGCTGAAGGTTTTGATAAAGACGAACTATTGTTAAAGTTATGGTAagaaatctactactactactactactactactactactactaccactcacCTGTCGTACCACCAGCCACCCGTGAACTCCTCAGCGCAGTTTCCGATGGAGTAGAGGTCGTTGTCGCGGTCCTTGGTGGAGAAGGAGCGTCCGTGGTGGTACGTGAAAGCGTCCGTGGTGTTGCCCGAGAAGTCACCGATGTAGAGAGGGTAGTCACTTCCCTCGTTGCCCACCCGGAAtgtgctgaggaggaggaggaggaggaggaggaggaagagtaacaaCCATATTTTGAACCACTTCCAcatcgcacctccactactttcaaaatgctctagTATTAGTGATAATGATTCttaaggattttctttttctttttttttattacagttccagtgacagattaacaagatttctacagtaTTAACAGGATAAtcgctcttgagaaccctgcaaATCATCTCTggggcctctgaaaatagtcgtggtgagagagcgaagcctacacacacacacacacacacacacacacacacacctgtaggagGCAAAGTAGGGTCCCTTCTCATAGTCATGGAAGTCAATACGCAGCTGGTACGCCTTCTGGTTAGTAAGGACGTGAAGGAAGTCATTACCAATCCAGAACTCAGTCTCCACGTCCCCGAACCCCTTCTTGTACTCGTCCCAGCCCACGTCGAAGTTTACCTGAAGGAGTGGAAGCAGGTGAGTGAcatgaaggaatacaaaggaaatacaAACCAGCAGTAGATTTGTTTGTTCCTACGAGTGTTTCTTTGTGAAATGGTGAACTGTTTTATGCAAAGGGAAGGATAGTGAAGTGTGTGATAGTAGAAGTGTGAGGTGTGACGAGAAACgagggaatagaaagaaaaaggagaagaaatcgAAAAgttgaaagaatgagaaaatagaaaacagataTGACAAGATAAATTTAGAGGAAGAAACAGATCCGATGAGACACAGAAAAGGGTAAAAGGGAGAATgtagagagaagcagagaggagTCAGGGGAtagaggggtaaaaaaaaaaagaggaggaagaaaagaaaaaaaaaaaagaaaagaaaccaataAGGGGCAGAAAAGGAGCATTCATCAGCCATCCATTGACCTCCCCTCGTGACTCACCTGCACAGCCACCCTCGCCCGCCTCTGCACCACCAGCCAGCCGCCGTCGCCGCTCTCCATCTCGCACAGGACATCGCGCCCGTGCCTCGCCAGGTGGTACACTCCGCTGGCGTTGCGTCCCAGATCGTACAGGTCCTGGCAGTCCCCCGCTACCATCTCCGCCACCTGGGGATTACGTGCGGCTCTTGTgggggtgttgtgttgtgttgatgtggaggagggaatgaggggagagagggagaggaagagatggagaaagagggaggatgggagagggagagacgcagAGACAAAGAATgagacagagacaaatagacagacagacaaagaagaaataacacaaaattttaacaagaaaaataacaacaacaacaacaacaacaacaataacaaactatCCTTATACCTAAACATTGCCAAAgataacagacaaacagaacaataaAAACCAACCATAAAACCAAGCAAAACTACCTAAACCACCACTAACTACCACACATTCTGAGCCAGGTGAGCAGTGAGTCATTACCTGGTGGTTGACGCCCTTGGTCTTGTCCTCCAGCAGGTGCCTGAGGTCTGCCAGCTCCTCGGACACGCGGTCACGGAAGGTGCGAATCTCCACGCGCGTCCTGTCCACTCCGTTATCAACACTATTACGAATGTTGTCAATACTTCTCTCCAGACTCCCCACTGACTCCTTTACGTCCCTCAGTGACTCCTGCAGGCTCCTCACACTCGCCTCCTGCGCCGTGTTGTCCTGCAGGCGAGTGAGGGCGTCCTGCAGGGTGTGCGTCGTGTTCGCTAAGAGTGACCTAAGCAGCCGGACGTAGAACTCAGTGGTCGGGTCCTCTGGTATCGTCTCCTGTTGGCTATGCACGGCCGCCAGCACccccagcaccgccaccaccaccgccgccccgCCCGCCATGTCCCTGCCGCCACTCCGTCGTCCAGCACCACGTAGGGACTCTGGTGAAACTACATAGGACCTAAAGGGCTTGAATCGCGTCACAAGTCCTTTtacccttcacctccttcctctccctacaaGAAATTCAAATAAATCTCAAGAGTGTCACGCAAGTCTATCAAGAGCGTCACAcgaattttcttttaattcccacctctttctcactctctcagaTGTTCACTCGTTAATCAAGGAAATTGCTCCAACAGGTGTAATTTCAACAAAGggatcagatttttttttcgagtcAATGTTTCACTTCACCTTCCACTCATGCCCTTCTTCCACTCACTGTCTG
This genomic window from Scylla paramamosain isolate STU-SP2022 chromosome 33, ASM3559412v1, whole genome shotgun sequence contains:
- the LOC135089759 gene encoding mucin-2-like isoform X2, translated to MARQTVLNHHLQCLLPVLLCLVVGASWAQAPVYIPGNAEGVEPVAPHVVEATPVLMARAVASSAPTTEAAAIKPSSNGELLTKTVYGFLDFTTTVAGTVMVFTPQSSDEEPKATTSVATMSPRKSPPSEPRARPAPTPTQDKLSVTTAPPAEPEKLSPHGSSDLESSFFEPTTTLALEELFSATPRVPEPQPQSRAQTTTPKPKPTTPSSRPFAFRHRNKESDSSTGSRRRLDLNFLTRKKTNTGRRRTGGSTLVPITVEGTGTLTAIATRVTPAPPPSRLPLATPSEVVVSATQGFASLSVIGPFSTAVNNELGQVSQHYDLLSSEAPLQARRTFDLVDLDANTASSFPTGMVTKMGGTIVAGGHTTVHETSVIGTYIDGKYAQVLRSTSRIFHNTPAPPLVVPPSPTVSPEYETVKSVIQGSATQFITPQASASLPLESLFSDQSSGNRDSRTTQDDESHIQARLRSALSKRRGSHDSAQTRPRQHDPFVDEEEDHDLQRSGTNLRPSFKLFTETSVRKTPDVRTSVRRAQEVSVHYAQQQQDPQVRTFRPRYKPSATRRLSGGRPTRLRPSASGPKRPTRPASRFRPGTGPRPKPTAPRRPLFPEAEYEQPSAPADPEYQPSPEEAAAVAAAGEETVGIVTTTIANEEYDAVVELATVRSLHTFRVGTTKNTRFVTFTKTFTLDIEPTAAPELDTPIAPVDDQLYETPLFENILDSGSRDVSTLPPVDLGASDIAALLETVTETFSTTEVMEKTSVLPVLQSGGTTFHTLTQTYHITRVVTAFKTMPPVQAFSFIPENSLNEFNGQLLAEGSENDEALLPGEVELDPNGQVVDPSLAELAGGEFNPDVLEQQLHPELAAALQRQQQQQTLPQQQSKPAGGVPQLMSGQLPAPGDPSVATPGLTPEQVQQLAFLRLLNPYGFGAFPPVNGAVPSTTVTSTPVTITTDITTTSTHVFRVIFNARPIMTTISTVEVVHTTLTTYSTSTVTVTPNLPAFPFAFPSPFQLG
- the LOC135089759 gene encoding mucin-2-like isoform X1, coding for MARQTVLNHHLQCLLPVLLCLGLPPTRGSHVVEYPKLNTFTVGGDYSDPFSKVVGASWAQAPVYIPGNAEGVEPVAPHVVEATPVLMARAVASSAPTTEAAAIKPSSNGELLTKTVYGFLDFTTTVAGTVMVFTPQSSDEEPKATTSVATMSPRKSPPSEPRARPAPTPTQDKLSVTTAPPAEPEKLSPHGSSDLESSFFEPTTTLALEELFSATPRVPEPQPQSRAQTTTPKPKPTTPSSRPFAFRHRNKESDSSTGSRRRLDLNFLTRKKTNTGRRRTGGSTLVPITVEGTGTLTAIATRVTPAPPPSRLPLATPSEVVVSATQGFASLSVIGPFSTAVNNELGQVSQHYDLLSSEAPLQARRTFDLVDLDANTASSFPTGMVTKMGGTIVAGGHTTVHETSVIGTYIDGKYAQVLRSTSRIFHNTPAPPLVVPPSPTVSPEYETVKSVIQGSATQFITPQASASLPLESLFSDQSSGNRDSRTTQDDESHIQARLRSALSKRRGSHDSAQTRPRQHDPFVDEEEDHDLQRSGTNLRPSFKLFTETSVRKTPDVRTSVRRAQEVSVHYAQQQQDPQVRTFRPRYKPSATRRLSGGRPTRLRPSASGPKRPTRPASRFRPGTGPRPKPTAPRRPLFPEAEYEQPSAPADPEYQPSPEEAAAVAAAGEETVGIVTTTIANEEYDAVVELATVRSLHTFRVGTTKNTRFVTFTKTFTLDIEPTAAPELDTPIAPVDDQLYETPLFENILDSGSRDVSTLPPVDLGASDIAALLETVTETFSTTEVMEKTSVLPVLQSGGTTFHTLTQTYHITRVVTAFKTMPPVQAFSFIPENSLNEFNGQLLAEGSENDEALLPGEVELDPNGQVVDPSLAELAGGEFNPDVLEQQLHPELAAALQRQQQQQTLPQQQSKPAGGVPQLMSGQLPAPGDPSVATPGLTPEQVQQLAFLRLLNPYGFGAFPPVNGAVPSTTVTSTPVTITTDITTTSTHVFRVIFNARPIMTTISTVEVVHTTLTTYSTSTVTVTPNLPAFPFAFPSPFQLG
- the LOC135089762 gene encoding techylectin-5A-like, which translates into the protein MAGGAAVVVAVLGVLAAVHSQQETIPEDPTTEFYVRLLRSLLANTTHTLQDALTRLQDNTAQEASVRSLQESLRDVKESVGSLERSIDNIRNSVDNGVDRTRVEIRTFRDRVSEELADLRHLLEDKTKGVNHQVAEMVAGDCQDLYDLGRNASGVYHLARHGRDVLCEMESGDGGWLVVQRRARVAVQVNFDVGWDEYKKGFGDVETEFWIGNDFLHVLTNQKAYQLRIDFHDYEKGPYFASYSTFRVGNEGSDYPLYIGDFSGNTTDAFTYHHGRSFSTKDRDNDLYSIGNCAEEFTGGWWYDRCYDAHLNGLFPVVPDRQDAKFLTWWAHEGDKRLPLVLDKVTMRIKPRPV